TTAGAGCTTTATTATGTCCTTAAGATAAAATGCATGACTAAGATTTTATTCAAAACACTAGTAAGACTGTTTCATAGTATATAAGCAACCTTTATATAAAaggtttataaatataaaaaaatactaaaagatTATCATTAATAGATATCAATTATCATTGATATTGGAATAAATGGTAACAAAAATTACTTCTAAAGATAAGGCAAAAGTTTTCAGACACGACATAACAAAATAACTTCATTGTAAAATGTTGGAAATTTCTGAAATCCAAGTGCAATAATAACCTGTGGTGTTACGTCGTCGTGATAAAAACAGCGTTGTTATTTGAGATTTCTATTATTTGCAAGAAGAGTGGAATGGAGTGAAAAAGCAGATggaaatattaaataacatgaGGCTgcacagtggtgtagtctacgtgatacgcaggtatacgccgtatacccactaggaaaggccaaggatttccgtatacccacttaaaaagcatgaggatacgcaacaatatcgttttgtgacagaactttcattcataaattcaccccgtctgtgttgcgaacacagactgtggttgcgattgcgaatcactaacattTTTGGACCATCGgtgcttccgtggcctgtgacctgatctgacgtcacctaccaaggaggaaaattaaTTGCTTGGCGGTATTTTTTGGCGAAATttagaaattaactaactaatgtaaaagaagatatgaaacgaaagcagactcaaactacactgaGTGTTTTcagaagcctgcgcctaaagctacagcagcttcgggtgacattttacctacagcccgagtacaaatgtatttggaaagctttgtaaactaccagttcataataatattctgcaatgaaagagtgttggtgatagaactgaacaaatttttattgttcactcttaaatgtacattgaaaattgacagctgataaaacctgtgctccaggtcccatattctaAATGTAGCCCTTAAAAGGTAtagaaaattgtgttattttacaaaatataatcttttgtgttaaacagaagaaactcatacagttttggaacaaattgagggtgaggaaatgacacaattttcattGTTGTGTGAACTATagctttaagagctacatttagccttaaatgttatatgaatatgggacctggagcacaggttttatcatctaacctgtcttttgttgcttataataaattggaatgttgataacacataagcagtctttaataatgctctaaattacatgtagatgcatattttatgcattagtgagtgtggtggtgcctatggggtgtccctctaggatgggtgcgtatgaggctgggagggggaaaaaaaaaatcacagtatactcactacaaaaaactagactacaccactgatgaGCCATGcattagaaataaaagaagTATATTACATATACTTTATGGTGGTTTACTGGGTAGTCATACCCAAATTTAATGCAACAATAGTCTACAAAAATGGCaagtaaaaatacaaatacattttcttttacttcttttACAACATTACCTTACTTCTGCCCACCTCAAACAGTTCTGCGCAGTCCTGGACAACAGAGGGCACAAAAGTAAGCACACCAGacatcagttaaaaaaaaaaaaaaaaaaaaaaaaaggatatttgCTAAGAAAAAGGCAACCTGGACagaaatgtgaaaagaaaaataaaataacatcttTATCAGCAACAGAAACATGAGCCGGTAtttgatttcattcattctgttatTTGGTCTACTTCACACATTCACTGAGGcctaaaaaacaatacattacaaACAGAAGACAAATTACTGCATTTGGTTCACATGCAATCCAAAGACTATACACATCGGATATGGTTACGTAGCACTACTCCCTATATAGCCAACCGTTCACATTGACCgttcagttttaaataaaagtagtGAATGAATGTATATTAAGACCAAATCTTGGCAACTGAGTGATTAAAATGTCATGTATCTTTCTGTTTACAGGACAGCTCTTCCCATTAAGATCTGAAAGAAAATGtgagtaatattaataatatacagGTGTATACACCATTCCTCTCCAAGGTGAAGGAAGTTACTCATTTCCTTTTGGACACACTGAAATGGAAAGGATGGACTAGAAGAGGTGGTGTAGGGAGACCTCACTCTAGATTTACATAGCAGTTGATCTGTGCCAAAGCATGTGTACAACTGTTAAATCTGTGAGGTAGTGAGTTGTTGTCAGTGCTTTGCTGGTAGACAAGCTGCTTTTGGAGGGAAATATTACTCTGCCTGGAAACTTTACTGGATAGTAGTTCattactttaaaatataatcatGTTAGAAAATTCATCAGCACTTTACAACAATGTGTTCGATTTAAGCAATGacagaaatattttcttttccttaaaCATGAGCCAATGATCCCGGGAATATGAAATGGCGTATTCATTACTTGTCTTCACTGTTAATGAAAAACCTTGCTAAAACTCTCTCATATCTTCAAGAAATGTAAGCCCTAAAAGTGCTTCTGTGGTTTGCAAGAGCACTCAATACAGGAAGTAGAGTCCACATTTTCCAATTGCGCTCTATCCATTGGTTTCCCTACATTTACTACTCGGTCAACTTTCCTTAGCCTGCCTGCCTCTGTGTTGTTGGCTGAATGGCATAAAGCAATCAGTTCCACGTCATTTATGCGTAATTTCCTCTCTCGCATTGATGATCACTTAGCCTTCATTGGCAGCCACCAACTGTCCCAGGCTCTGGCGTACATATACTGCCTGAATCTCCTTAGTCTTGAGGCAAAAATCACAAGCCCATACCGCAGCGCTCTCTCTGGTTAACAGGCCATATGCAGGCTCAGTAAGGCCTGTGCAGTCTCTGTGGAACCAGCGCTGGCATGATGCCTCACAAAGAATGGCCTCCTGGTCATCATGTACCTCTAACATGCAGAAGCCACAATGGAACACCATTCCACTTCCCAGCTTTGGAGGTCCAGTAGCTGGACCAACCGAAGGTTGCGCTTGGCCAGTAGGAAGCGGAGACTGTGTGTTAGGTGTGGAGGCTGAGTTAGATggtgggttagggttactgcCAGCGGTGTTGTTTAAGTTGTTTTGATTGGCATTGGGTGGCTGACTGGCCATAGGTCCGCCACCAGGAACGCTGTTCTGCTGATTGTATGGTGCAGAGCCTGGGTTGGAGTTGGGTGGTGTTGGTTGCTGCTGATTGGATGGAGTGTTGGGAGCAGGGCCACTTGCAGAGTTAACTGGAGTGTGCTGATTTGGAGGGCCCTGAGATTGTGGACCGTTTAGTGGACCAGTAGGGGAGGAATTAGGATTGGGTGGAGGAGGCACTGATGAGGGTTGCCCGGGTGTATTGGGTGTTGATTGTTGAACATCAGGGTGACCAGGAAACCCACCTCCAGCCTGTGGTGGTCCAGAAGCTGGGGATGGACCTGGAGTGGCATTGTTGGATGGAGGACCAGAGGAGTTGAGATTTGGCGGTTGCTGAGGCGGACCTGGTAGACCACCGCCTGGTCCACCAACAAAGTTTTTGCCTTCTTCACTACCAGGAGTGCCCGGCCCAGGATAAGGACCGTCTTGTGAAGGAGGAAATGGTCCCTGTGGGGGGATCCCTGTGTGGCCACCCACCATGTTACCTCCACCCATTCCACCTCCCATACCACCCATCATATTCATTCCAGTAGTCATTCCACCCATTGGATTTAATGGGCCATGTGGAGGACCACGTGGGCCCCCAGGCATTGGAGGACTGTTGAAAGGATGACCACCCTGTCCATGCTGGGGTTGCTGCATCCCAAAGCGTGGGTGAGGAGGACCACCACTTCCAGGACCACCACCCATTCCACTAGGTGAGAGTATAGGGTTAAAACCTTGCCCTGGGTGCATAGGAGGGCTGAAATTAGGTGGCATGTTAAATTGTGATGGTCCCCCTGGAGGAAAaccacctcctccaccacctcctcctccacctcctcctccaccaccaccaaatcCAGGCATTCCTCCAAATCCAATTGGGTGATGTGGTCCTGTGTTGGGTGGTGGAGGTCCAAAAGGAGGTCTTCGTCCAGGCTGTCCACCACCTGGACCTCCAGGGCCACCCATGTAGGCCATACCCCCTCCCATTCTACCTGGCGCTCCATAACCTCCACCTCCCCCACCGGCCCCTGGGCTTGACAGAAAAGTTGCACTTCCTGGAACCCCTGCTCCAGCAGGACGTGATGGTGGGCCAAAGTCATCATCGAATGGGTTTGAGGCCACAAGATGGTCTACCATAGGGGTTGGAGGAGGTGCAAACTCAGAGAGGTGGGAGAAACTTGCCCCCTGCGcacaacagaaaaacacaggGAGACTGAATGCTCAAATTGACAGGAAGCTATgacttaaaatataaacaaaaatgctCTGAATGAACCTGAAACAATTAAATCATTTAAGTAATATTTTGTCCTAGTCAAGGTCCTGGTGAATCTGGAGCCTTCCTTGAGAAGACTTCATGTGAGCACCATACACCCCAGATGCATATGTGTATATACCCACACACCCAGGGGAAAATTTAGAGTAGTCAATCCTCACATTTCTTTGTAATTTGGGAGGTAGGATGAAGAACTGGGAAACTGAGATACTCAGACACTGATGCTCAGGATCATACCGGAGGCCGGGTAGTAGCTATgcaaattacacaaacaaattaaatctATCTTTACATCCCAAAAAGTTAAAGGTTCAAGGAACTTATTTCACCTGAGTGCTAgacttcctcttctttttctctggGCTTTTCATCTGGGAACCTAAACACAAGCAAACATGGAGATaaggtagagagagaaatagaaaagtACAAAAAACACTGTTAATGGAAGattcttaaatgtttttttgctcCCAGCAGCATATACATGGACCTGTGTgcgttatttttatttgtttactgtaatttACAATGGCATGTACTTTTCATTAAGCTGTATAGATATATGCATCCAGCCTGGATCCAAGTGAAATAGCATGTATCTCTTGGCTGAACCCAATACAGTTCCGGCTAGCTAGTGATACTACACACATCTCTGCGCGACATGTCGTGTACATGACAGATAACGTTTACAATGCAGGAAAGCAAATGCAAACCGACTTCCGCGTCACACTGCGTGCTCATGGCCAACATGTGAGCTGGGTGAGAGAGCTTGGGGCAGGAATGAGGAAGACTGGAGTACAGAGCGTGTGAGACTTGAGTGGACACAGGACGCAGGTAGAGTCCAGTGGACAGACAAGCTGACATACAACCAGCTCCCcattgagagagacagagtccaTGAGGGAAAAACAGGGCCAGTGTAACACAGGGACAGATTTGAGTTGTGGACTCCGTTCGGACACAGACATGGCCGTTTGCCTACCTTTGCCTCGCTTCCCTTGACCTTGTCCCGCCTGCAGTCTCCCCGATTCGGCAGCCATTAAAACGCTTGTCGGAGCGCTGCCATGTCACCGCTCACATACAGAAAGAAGAAGACGAGCGGCTCCTCAGGTCCGAGTCACAGCTACAACCTGACAGCTAAAATCCCTCCTGAGCATACAGCGGGTCCGGGTTTGTTTCACACACGAAGTCTGTTACAGACGCGTGAGGATTAAACAGTGAACACGAAGAAAACCCGAACCAACAATGTTAGTGAACGACCCTCCCTCCGGTGATCACTTACAGCTGTGCTGCTAATGCGTTAGCGGTTAGCTGCAGCGCTACACACCGCTACTGTaacttaaaataataacagcTCAGATTTGTCCTCAACGTAATGCGACGCGCACGAGCTGTACGCTATACGCACGCGACACGAAGCCCCACGCGCGCTCGCTCCATGATTAACTTGATGCGGTTTCTGTGGAAGCGCGCGCCAGATTGCTAGCTAGCTTAGCTACATTAGCTGTTAGCAGCCGAGTAGCTAGCATAGCTCAGGCTTTGACTGCAAGCTGTATGTGGCTCACGCTAAGCgttcaaacaaaataaacacttacattattacatatttatcaATCCTCATAAAGCAAACAGTCAACGTCAAATAGACTTACAATTAAAATTTATCCTGAAACGCGAATTCGGCCATAACTATTACGGCCTACAGTCGGTGCCGGACAAAGGGACAGCCGGGGAAGACGGGCACACTGAGCACGGGAGGGTAGGGGGGTGGGttctgttctttatttctttttattaaacacaaactCTGTACGAGGTTTATATGTCAGTCATATCATTAATCTGTAACCTTATTTTAGTCAAGGCTATATATATGATGGGGTTTAAACGCGTAGCTTCGACGTGTGATTTCACTGTTTCACGGCATCCCCTCTAATTTTACAACATGGACTCGTCCAGATTGAGTCACGATGCAGCATGTGGCTTCAGGCGCTCTTGTTTCACGTGGATGTGAATGTTACGTTATTTGTGCTTTTCTGCTGTTAACAGAACTcaacataacataacacacCTCAACATAACTCAACACAACTCAGCATTACTcaacataacataacacacCTCAACATATtgtaacacaacataacacaactcaacacaacataacataacTCAACATAATACGACATAACACAACTCAACATAACTcaacgtaacataacataacataactcaacataaaataacataacTCAACATACAACTCAACATAACTCTATATAACACAACATAACTcaacacaacataacataactcaacacaactcaacataacacacctcaacacaacATAACCCAACTCTCAATCTCTAAAAACATCTTTTCACTTTTGTATTATGTCTGATTAAGTGTGTAGTGATGGTTATTCAATGCCCATTATTCCCATTGAAAATCATCTCCACAACACCATAAAGTGACAAGAAAAGGGGGCTGAATACTTACTGTTTTGGTAAATGTACACTGAGTGTTTATTAAAGAGCTGTGTCTGCATTATTGGACATATCTGTGCTGAAAACTGGGACTTTGTACCAGCTGtatgcatttaaaatgttagtTGTTTCTACAGAATGAGATCTCTTGAGGTTTCCTGCACATTCTGTAACACTTAAGCTGACGGCTGCAGACAACATTACTGTTGCGCTTCTCCAACCTCATGCGCACTGCTTGCAGCTCTTCATGTAAATAATGCCAAGCTGTTTTGCATGTCAAATAGAGTTGACTTGCCTGGAGGTTTTTTGTGCATTATTCTATTATGACTTCTTGTTCATGAGAAGTTTCACACACTCTgtcattctttctctttgttttttgtagTTGTTCTGCTGCAGACCTGAGTGCTGAGTAAGTGTCtgtgacacagaaacacacaaattaCTCTCATGGCTCATCTCACACAAATATCAGTCAAGCTGAAGACTTGAGTTGGAAATACTTGATAATGAGTGGCTTTAAAGTGCTTACAAATAGTTGTATTCTTTTAACTCTTTTTAGTCTGTGCTtacaaaaagataaaaaattatGGTTTTGTCATTTATAACACACTCAAATAAGTCCTGATCATTTTGTATATTGTTGTGCTATTTTTACTTGTTGCTCAATATGTTTAAGTTTAAGACAACATTAAGACTCCTCTGTTTCTTTAAACTGCAAAAGAAAATCTCTATTAAacaacagcattataaaataatcaagTCTAATCATTTCATTTGTCCTCAAAATTGAATATAGACTATTCCTGACACATGGTCAGAGGTGCTCTGTATTAAAAAGGCAGCTACCCTGCTGTAATTATGAGACATGGTGTCTGTTACTGAAGCTGAGTAAAGAGCGAGGTCAACTACTGTGGCTTCATCAATGCAAAGTAGCTGATTAGCAAAATTCATAGCAATTGAGGTCATCTGTTACTTTAGTGCCTCTCAGTCCCAGTGCTAGGGGAACTGCAGGGTGTTTTtcaggttgtgtttatgtgatTTATTGTACATTCTCCCTGAAGTCCTTGTGAACTGCGCACAGTGTAGTATAACAGAAAAAAGACAACTAAATTAACTAAGATAAATTTTTTCCTCTAACTTTTAAAATCTAATTCAAACAGTTGAGCATAGaatgaacattattattattatcatcatcatcatcatcatcatccttattatatatatatatatatatatatatatatatatatatatatatatatatatatatatatatatatatatatatatatagttaagaATAGAAAATATGCTAATAGAATAAGATAACTTAAAGCTTGGGATATTTAGAAATTAAATAAgtagaaataaattattataattaaataatcttgatattataatgattttaatatatataattattgagtggggggcacggtggcttagtggttagcacgtttgcctcacacctccagggttgggggttcgattcccgcctccgccttgtgtgtgtgtgtgtgtgtgtgtgtgtgtgtgtgtgtgtgtgtgtgtgtgtgtgtgtgtgtgtgtgtgtgtgtgtgtggagtttgcatattctccccgtgcctcggaggtttcctccgggtactccgacttcctcccacggtccaaagacatgcatggtgggttgattggcatctctagaaaattgtccgtagtgcgtgagtgaatgagagtttgtgccctgcgatgggttggcactatgtccagggtgtattctgccatGATGCCCgaagacacctgagataggcacaggctccccgtgacccgagaagttcggataagcggtagaaaatgaatgaatgaatgaatcaatgaataaTTATTGAGTGTAGATTGATAAGTGTGGCCGTGGGGAGTTTGATGTGAAGCTCAACTGAACATCGGACAGAAACACTCAGGTCCCCCCTGGTGGCTGTAATCTGCTACTGCAAATGGCAACCCAGAAACTCGAAGGCTCTTTCTAAGCTCAAGATCTTCCGAAGCAGATATCAACCTCACAGGTTTCCTACTTAAATTATAGCCTGATAAATGATGAGTTTGCAagttttttctctgtttgaaAATGACACTAgaccgggcatcaccaaatggcggaccgtgGTCcagatccggaccgagtgacgggtctgcccggacccgttaaaattctaatattatcatattaagcacctccttattataatctaatattataagattatttaAGCTCTTtggtattaataaaaagataaatctttcgttcatgcgcagttaatctagttattacgacagaaGCGTCATCAAAaaccaagccaaaaacagattgtttctgttccatactctaGAGCAGAAGGTAGCAGTAAttcacctaattacgctggcaggacaattaagattccaactgctgacaggacagttacatgcccatttctctcagtaggaacggaagatggaaagggagtaaggagaggtggaaaggagagaggaaaaagggagctgctcaaagctctgcacttttcttttattcagtaaattctgccctgttctatttgaCTTGAAATGTTcctttgcctaaggttcctgtgttattaatgtagttaatgtttaaaaaaagtcttttgtttaatttttttcttaaagattaaaagcacttttattttattcaaaagattctgaatgttttatacattacttgaaatataggccctaatttcaggctgctcaaagctgtgtttgcactttttatttattttattcagaagaaattcagtgtctgttgtctgttacttgacatgtagtaaagacaactacaggactgttttccattcaagtgacatacaagttcagactgaaaacactaacaatatttacaatacacaattaacaataaattatatagaagtgtatgtgcgttattgattttattaacatgagggtacactatattaagtgacaatataagattcggacctttgctgggaagAAAtcttagtaactggacctctttgaattttaattgaatacccctgcccTAGACTAAATAAGTAATTATCTGAATATTCTCTTGAGTTTTTGTGTATCTGGTGAATCTAGAGAATTTCCCTACAGATGGTCTGCAAGGTGAAGACTGATATTTTAATATCACTATGAGAAAGGAAGGAGTTTCGACTTTTCTCTACCTAACAGAAGTTTTTGCTGATGTAGGCTAATGATGATTAGATGTCAGTGATTAAACCTTTTCACATGCAAGAAAAATGACCTGTGCTTCATTCCATCTTCATCATATTTGCTTCCTATATATTTCtccaaaatatttattattttcaataatagatagatagatagatagatagatagatagatagatagatagatagatagatagatagatagatagatagataggatgTGCAGAAGAATAGTATGTGCTAGCTGAACATACAGCACAATATgtctaaaaaataattatgtctGTGCGAAGGTCCGGAAGATCATAATcaagcaatcaatacctgactgtcaaatcaaataaattcagtacaattcaaaaactttttgacaatatttaatGTCACGTAACATAGAACTGAGCATATGTATGATTGCAGATATGTATAacgttctctcattaaataaataaaagtagcgCTACATTTCaatataagagaaaataaataaaatgtgaaaattgtgtatgtttaaataaagtgcttaactttcccTTTAATATCTCAGAGAGAGATctgagctctagcttggctTGCTTGGATTTTAAACCAGGGTTTGAATGGAGTCAGGACCgctctcatacacatgtggaggTGCTCATTAGTGAGCCTGGAACCATATTTAGAttggattatgttcattgtagagaaagctgcctcgcAGTTTTATGTAGAgtcaaacatggtcaggatgtatagggcaactttcctcagacctgggaaagctgtctcagggacgctgtcttcagatttgagtggatatgtttcttcaaaacctttattttttgtcataatggcgtttcacattgccacttttaataagtgcccCGGTTTCTGAACATATGAGAGGCTGAGTGGTATCACGTGGGATGGCTTAACTCGCATGCAATTGGTCTGTGCGTTTCCACTACCTTTACCGTAAAGATTGCAAAAGCTGCGCCTAGTAAAATAGAAGAGCCCCGTCAAGTTTTAAagcataaccttttgttttggccgTAGGTCCGGGTCCGGATTGGACAGCTTCTGGGTCCAGACCCGGACCGCGGTCTACCTGTTAGTGACCTCTGATATATATAGAGTATGTAgagataatatacataaatgtatgtaaattagAGTCAAAATGCATTTAGAGTTATATACATTTATGATTATGTATTGAAGAAGTGATAGAGTGTATGGAGGTGGAGCAGAATTGTAAGGTGATTACAGGTGAAGTATTAGTGAGACATCAGCTCATAGAGGTGTAGCATATACCTCCATAACTTCATCTAATATTTAACCCTTTAAGTTTCTCTCTTTCAGTTCTGTCAATCATTTCAGTCTATGACAGAGAGCCTTCCTTCACCAGACAcatttgtactgtacatgtgtatcAGATGATTAAAGAGATTCTGAgtctgatttgatttttttattttataatgttatacTCCAGCAAAATAATTAATTGCAGCTATTAATCTCAACAACATTTTGGTCTAAACTGCATAGAAATTTCTCTAAACCTTTTTGTGGAATTTGTGTATTCATAAGGATCCTCCTCTACCACAGTCctgcttcttcttttcctcaatATGTTTCCTCTTTCTCTATTCACTTCCCAATAATTACGTCCACTTTATTGGGACTGTatcatttgtacatacaattaaataaaactcaCATTTTTGACTGGATGTTGTGCCAGAGTAGTATGGATGTTCGTCTGgattaaaaagaaacattttgctATAATTGTGGAGAATATAATCTGAAGTCCCATTATGCTGAACTGAAGAAACTattctaataaataatgaactttAGTAGATATTTATACCATTCATGTATCACACACTCCATTCTGTCAGTCTACCAGTGAGTCTGCATTCAAATCTATTCATTAGTTATGAATAATCCTGATGACGTTACTCTGGTGTCCATCTCAGTTAGTCATAATTAACTGTTTCTGACCACTTAAACCCTTATTAGGGTTAATGTAAACCTGGTGTTGAGTAGCTCCTGGTAATCTTGGAGTCAGATTAAATGTGAACCCGGTGATGCAGTAATGGTC
The Tachysurus fulvidraco isolate hzauxx_2018 chromosome 7, HZAU_PFXX_2.0, whole genome shotgun sequence DNA segment above includes these coding regions:
- the pygo2 gene encoding pygopus homolog 2 isoform X1; protein product: MAAESGRLQAGQGQGKRGKGSQMKSPEKKKRKSSTQGASFSHLSEFAPPPTPMVDHLVASNPFDDDFGPPSRPAGAGVPGSATFLSSPGAGGGGGGYGAPGRMGGGMAYMGGPGGPGGGQPGRRPPFGPPPPNTGPHHPIGFGGMPGFGGGGGGGGGGGGGGGGFPPGGPSQFNMPPNFSPPMHPGQGFNPILSPSGMGGGPGSGGPPHPRFGMQQPQHGQGGHPFNSPPMPGGPRGPPHGPLNPMGGMTTGMNMMGGMGGGMGGGNMVGGHTGIPPQGPFPPSQDGPYPGPGTPGSEEGKNFVGGPGGGLPGPPQQPPNLNSSGPPSNNATPGPSPASGPPQAGGGFPGHPDVQQSTPNTPGQPSSVPPPPNPNSSPTGPLNGPQSQGPPNQHTPVNSASGPAPNTPSNQQQPTPPNSNPGSAPYNQQNSVPGGGPMASQPPNANQNNLNNTAGSNPNPPSNSASTPNTQSPLPTGQAQPSVGPATGPPKLGSGMVFHCGFCMLEVHDDQEAILCEASCQRWFHRDCTGLTEPAYGLLTRESAAVWACDFCLKTKEIQAVYVRQSLGQLVAANEG
- the pygo2 gene encoding pygopus homolog 2 isoform X2 yields the protein MKSPEKKKRKSSTQGASFSHLSEFAPPPTPMVDHLVASNPFDDDFGPPSRPAGAGVPGSATFLSSPGAGGGGGGYGAPGRMGGGMAYMGGPGGPGGGQPGRRPPFGPPPPNTGPHHPIGFGGMPGFGGGGGGGGGGGGGGGGFPPGGPSQFNMPPNFSPPMHPGQGFNPILSPSGMGGGPGSGGPPHPRFGMQQPQHGQGGHPFNSPPMPGGPRGPPHGPLNPMGGMTTGMNMMGGMGGGMGGGNMVGGHTGIPPQGPFPPSQDGPYPGPGTPGSEEGKNFVGGPGGGLPGPPQQPPNLNSSGPPSNNATPGPSPASGPPQAGGGFPGHPDVQQSTPNTPGQPSSVPPPPNPNSSPTGPLNGPQSQGPPNQHTPVNSASGPAPNTPSNQQQPTPPNSNPGSAPYNQQNSVPGGGPMASQPPNANQNNLNNTAGSNPNPPSNSASTPNTQSPLPTGQAQPSVGPATGPPKLGSGMVFHCGFCMLEVHDDQEAILCEASCQRWFHRDCTGLTEPAYGLLTRESAAVWACDFCLKTKEIQAVYVRQSLGQLVAANEG